Proteins from a single region of Lampris incognitus isolate fLamInc1 chromosome 16, fLamInc1.hap2, whole genome shotgun sequence:
- the lgals3a gene encoding galectin-3 isoform X2, translating to MADFSLADAILDDVPGQASKIGTTNPSAPANNPPPATNPGWPGSAPGAPAQPSAPGDFPGGSSGPGAPGQFPGGQGPFPSSPGAPGQYPGPPSAPSGFPPGPGIPGQYPSGPGAPGQFPSGPGAPRQFPGQYPPEGAPGQLPGAPVPYPSGPFPSCPGAPPGPYPNVPFPGGPPGGNGMYGPGGPGTFPHEAGPGSFPGFAGGAFPPVPAGSWGPPGGGGFPPAPAPAPGPFGPGPMGPYGGPSAPGGMLPRYNPPYY from the exons ATGGCGGATTTCTCG cTGGCAGATGCCATATTAGATGACGTCCCAGGCCAGGCAAGCAAAATAGGGACCACTAACCCATCTGCCCCTGCAAACAACCCCCCTCCTGCTACAAACCCAGGATGGCCTGGCTCGGCCCCTGGCGCCCCGGCCCAGCCCTCGGCTCCGGGTGACTTTCCTGGGGGATCATCTGGCCCGGGAGCACCAGGGCAGTTCCCTGGAGGGCAGGGTCCGTTTCCTTCCAGTCCCGGAGCTCCAGGGCAATACCCCGGACCTCCTTCAGCACCTAGTGGTTTCCCACCAGGTCCTGGGATACCAGGACAATATCCATCTGGACCAGGGGCTCCAGGGCAGTTCCCATCTGGCCCGGGAGCTCCCAGGCAGTTCCCGGGGCAGTACCCACCTGAAGGAGCTCCGGGACAGCTACCTGGAGCTCCTGTTCCCTACCCTTCTGGACCTTTTCCGTCTTGTCCTGGAGCACCCCCTGGGCCCTACCCTAATGTGCCTTTCCCAGGGGGTCCACCTGGAGGGAATGGGATGTATGGACCTGGTGGCCCAGGCACCTTTCCCCATGAAGCTGGTCCAGGCTCATTCCCTGGATTTGCTGGTGGAGCCTTCCCTCCAGTTCCCGCTGGATCATGGGGCCCACCTGGGGGTGGAGGTTTTCCTCCTGCCCCTGCACCTGCCCCTGGACCCTTTGGCCCTGGGCCCATGGGACCATATGGTGGACCTTCGGCTCCAGGAGGCATGCTG CCGAGATATAACCCACCATATTATTGA